A region from the Gossypium hirsutum isolate 1008001.06 chromosome A08, Gossypium_hirsutum_v2.1, whole genome shotgun sequence genome encodes:
- the LOC107949661 gene encoding uncharacterized protein OsI_027940 — translation MSRNPEVKWAERADKVYITVLLPDSKNAKVNLEPEGVFTLSANAGADNNLYELKLDLYDKVNVEESKISIGVRNIVCVLEKAEKVWWKKLLRGEGKAPHYIKVDWDKWVDEDEENGPGDIDLGGMDFSSFGNMGGMDGSGMDDFEDSSDDEEQEVTKPSEQDMNKADGNAKQAEQGAGTMEKKETDVST, via the exons ATGAG TCGTAATCCAGAGGTAAAGTGGGCTGAAAGAGCTGACAAGGTTTACATTACGGTGCTATTACCGGATTCGAAGAATGCGAAGGTCAATCTTGAACCCGAGGGAGTGTTTACACTTTCGGCTAATGCCGGAGCTGACAACAACCTTTATGAATTGAAGTTGGATCTTTATGATAAGGTCAATGTGGAG GAAAGCAAAATTAGTATAGGAGTCCGGAACATAGTTTGTGTGTTGGAGAAAGCCGAGAAAGTGTGGTGGAAAAAACTATTGCGCGGTGAAGGCAAGGCCCCCCATTATATTAAAGTGGATTGGGACAAATGGGTCGATGAAGACGAAGAGAATG GTCCTGGTGATATTGACTTGGGAGGAATGGACTTCTCG AGCTTTGGCAATATGGGAGGCATGGATGGCAGTGGCATGGACGATTTTGAGGACAGCAGTGACGATGAAG AGCAAGAAGTGACGAAGCCATCTGAGCAAGACATGAACAAGGCAGATGGAAATGCTAAGCAGGCGGAGCAAGGTGCGGGGACTATGGAAAAGAAGGAAACCGATGTAAGCACATGA
- the LOC107949669 gene encoding probable U6 snRNA-associated Sm-like protein LSm4 isoform X2 has product MLVELKNGETYNGHLVNCDTWMNIHLREVICTSKDGDRFWRMPECYIRGNTIKYLRVPDEVIDKVQEETKSRADRKPPGVGRGRGRAREDGPGGRQPKGAGRGLDDSARTTSGGRGRGGSGGKNTGGRGSGRGRG; this is encoded by the exons ATG TTGGTGGAACTGAAAAATGGGGAGACATATAATGGACATTTGGTCAATTGCGACACTTGGATGAACATCCATCTTCGTGAAGTTATCTGTACTTCAAAG GATGGAGACAGGTTTTGGAGAATGCCTGAATGCTATATCCGTGGAAATACAATCAAGTATCTTCGAGTTCCTGATGAG GTAATTGATAAAGTTCAGGAAGAAACAAAGAGTCGTGCAG ATAGGAAGCCTCCTGGTGTAGGCCGTGGGAGAGGCAGGGCTCGAGAAGATGGTCCTGGTGGAAGGCAACCAAAAGGAGCTGGGCGTGGGCTAGATGACAGTGCTAGGACTACAAGTGGAGGCCGAGGGAGGGGTGGTTCAGGTGGAAAAAACACTGGAGGCAGAG GTAGTGGCCGGGGTCGGGGTTGA
- the LOC107949669 gene encoding sm-like protein LSM4 isoform X1 gives MLPLSLLKTAQGHPMLVELKNGETYNGHLVNCDTWMNIHLREVICTSKDGDRFWRMPECYIRGNTIKYLRVPDEVIDKVQEETKSRADRKPPGVGRGRGRAREDGPGGRQPKGAGRGLDDSARTTSGGRGRGGSGGKNTGGRGSGRGRG, from the exons atg CTTCCTCTTTCTCTACTAAAAACGGCACAGGGTCATCCTATG TTGGTGGAACTGAAAAATGGGGAGACATATAATGGACATTTGGTCAATTGCGACACTTGGATGAACATCCATCTTCGTGAAGTTATCTGTACTTCAAAG GATGGAGACAGGTTTTGGAGAATGCCTGAATGCTATATCCGTGGAAATACAATCAAGTATCTTCGAGTTCCTGATGAG GTAATTGATAAAGTTCAGGAAGAAACAAAGAGTCGTGCAG ATAGGAAGCCTCCTGGTGTAGGCCGTGGGAGAGGCAGGGCTCGAGAAGATGGTCCTGGTGGAAGGCAACCAAAAGGAGCTGGGCGTGGGCTAGATGACAGTGCTAGGACTACAAGTGGAGGCCGAGGGAGGGGTGGTTCAGGTGGAAAAAACACTGGAGGCAGAG GTAGTGGCCGGGGTCGGGGTTGA
- the LOC107949693 gene encoding thiamine pyrophosphokinase 1 isoform X1, with translation MDLMHHSSTFLLPTIPLHHGPSLTYALVVLNQTLPRFAPLLWKHAQLRLCADGGANRVFDEMPLLFPEEDASDVRRRYKPDVIKGDMDSIRKEVLDFYRSLGTEIIDKSHDQDTTDLHKCITYIRDFAPDVNKSSQLCILVAGALGGRYDHEMGNLNVLYCFSSLRIVLLSDDSLIYLLPRTHHHEIHIQTSVEGPHCGLIPIGVPSRSSTTTGLRWNLNNTEMRFGGLISSSNIVVGEKVTVQSDTDLLWTISIKKL, from the exons ATGGACCTAATGCATCATTCTTCTACTTTTCTGCTCCCTACGATTCCCCTACACCACGGCCCTTCTCTGACGTACGCCCTTGTTGTTCTTAACCAAACCCTCCCCAGATTCGCCCCTTTGCTTTGGAAACACG CTCAGCTTCGTCTCTGTGCTGATGGTGGCGCCAACCGTGTGTTCGATGAAATGCCTCTGTTGTTCCCTGAGGAAGATGCTTCCGATGTTCGACgcag ATACAAACCGGATGTAATTAAAGGTGATATGGATTCAATACGAAAGGAAGTACTTGATTTTTATAGGAGCCTA GGAACGGAGATTATCGATAAATCCCATGATCAAGACACCACGGATCTACATAAATGTATAACATACATTCGGGACTTTGCTCCAGATGTGAATAAGTCTAGT CAGCTTTGCATTCTTGTTGCCGGAGCACTTGGTGGACGATATGACCACGAGATGGGAAACCTAAACGTTCTATATTGTTTCTCCTCCTTGCGGATAGTCCTTTTATCAGATGACAGTCTCATCTATCTTCTTCCTAGGACTCATCATCATGAGATACATATTCAAACATCTGTTGAGGGCCCACACTGTGGACTCATCCCAATTGGGGTGCCATCGAGGAGTAGTACAACAACTGGGCTCCGGTGGAATCTGA ATAACACGGAGATGAGATTTGGTGGTTTAATAAGCTCGTCAAATATAGTCGTAGGAGAGAAAGTCACAGTGCAATCAGATACTGATCTTCTTTGGACCATTTCCATTAAAAAGTTGTAG
- the LOC107949693 gene encoding thiamine pyrophosphokinase 1 isoform X2 translates to MDLMHHSSTFLLPTIPLHHGPSLTYALVVLNQTLPRFAPLLWKHAQLRLCADGGANRVFDEMPLLFPEEDASDVRRRYKPDVIKGDMDSIRKEVLDFYRSLGTEIIDKSHDQDTTDLHKCITYIRDFAPDVNKSSLCILVAGALGGRYDHEMGNLNVLYCFSSLRIVLLSDDSLIYLLPRTHHHEIHIQTSVEGPHCGLIPIGVPSRSSTTTGLRWNLNNTEMRFGGLISSSNIVVGEKVTVQSDTDLLWTISIKKL, encoded by the exons ATGGACCTAATGCATCATTCTTCTACTTTTCTGCTCCCTACGATTCCCCTACACCACGGCCCTTCTCTGACGTACGCCCTTGTTGTTCTTAACCAAACCCTCCCCAGATTCGCCCCTTTGCTTTGGAAACACG CTCAGCTTCGTCTCTGTGCTGATGGTGGCGCCAACCGTGTGTTCGATGAAATGCCTCTGTTGTTCCCTGAGGAAGATGCTTCCGATGTTCGACgcag ATACAAACCGGATGTAATTAAAGGTGATATGGATTCAATACGAAAGGAAGTACTTGATTTTTATAGGAGCCTA GGAACGGAGATTATCGATAAATCCCATGATCAAGACACCACGGATCTACATAAATGTATAACATACATTCGGGACTTTGCTCCAGATGTGAATAAGTCTAGT CTTTGCATTCTTGTTGCCGGAGCACTTGGTGGACGATATGACCACGAGATGGGAAACCTAAACGTTCTATATTGTTTCTCCTCCTTGCGGATAGTCCTTTTATCAGATGACAGTCTCATCTATCTTCTTCCTAGGACTCATCATCATGAGATACATATTCAAACATCTGTTGAGGGCCCACACTGTGGACTCATCCCAATTGGGGTGCCATCGAGGAGTAGTACAACAACTGGGCTCCGGTGGAATCTGA ATAACACGGAGATGAGATTTGGTGGTTTAATAAGCTCGTCAAATATAGTCGTAGGAGAGAAAGTCACAGTGCAATCAGATACTGATCTTCTTTGGACCATTTCCATTAAAAAGTTGTAG
- the LOC107949705 gene encoding xyloglucan 6-xylosyltransferase 2 — MIDNCLGAQRSRKIQRALRHCKVTILCLVLTLVVLRGTIGAGKFGTPGQDLAEIRDHLYSRKRGEPHRVLEEVQTISLDKHDGADTNAGSNNYNEFDINKVLIDEEPDVPKRDPNAPYSLGPRISDWDEQRSRWLQENPNYPNFIGPNKPRVLLVTGSSPKPCENPVGDHYLLKSIKNKIDYCRLHGIEIFYNMALLDAEMAGFWAKLPLIRKLLLSHPEVEFLWWMDSDAMFTDMAFEVPWERYKDSNFVMHGWNEMVYDQKNWIGLNTGSFLLRNGQWALDILDAWAPMGPKGKIREEAGKVLTRELKNRPVFEADDQSAMVYLLATQREKWGDKVYLENSYYLHGYWGILVDRYEEMIENYHPGLGDHRWPLVTHFVGCKPCGKFGDYSVERCLKQMDRAFNFGDNQILQIYGFTHKSLASRRVKRVRNETGNPLEVKDELGLLHPAFKAVKVSSS, encoded by the coding sequence ATGATAGACAATTGCTTGGGAGCTCAAAGATCTAGAAAGATCCAGAGAGCTCTCCGTCATTGCAAGGTCACCATCCTCTGCCTCGTCCTCACCCTCGTCGTCCTACGTGGCACTATCGGAGCCGGTAAATTCGGGACTCCGGGCCAGGACCTCGCCGAGATCCGCGACCACCTCTATTCCCGGAAACGTGGCGAGCCGCATCGCGTCCTCGAAGAAGTCCAAACGATTTCCTTAGATAAACACGACGGCGCCGACACCAACGCCGGCAGCAATAACTACAACGAGTTCGACATAAATAAGGTCTTAATCGATGAGGAACCAGACGTCCCGAAACGCGATCCCAACGCGCCCTATTCGCTCGGGCCCAGAATCTCCGATTGGGACGAGCAACGCTCTAGATGGCTTCAAGAAAACCCTAATTACCCGAATTTCATCGGTCCAAACAAGCCGAGGGTTCTCTTAGTCACTGGTTCATCTCCCAAACCTTGTGAGAACCCTGTCGGTGATCATTACTTATTGAAATCGATCAAGAACAAGATCGATTATTGTAGATTACACGGGATCGAGATATTTTACAACATGGCGCTGTTGGATGCTGAAATGGCAGGGTTTTGGGCGAAATTACCGTTGATTCGAAAGCTTTTGCTCTCGCATCCGGAGGTGGAATTCTTGTGGTGGATGGATAGTGACGCCATGTTTACTGATATGGCATTTGAGGTTCCTTGGGAAAGGTATAAAGACTCCAACTTTGTTATGCACGGTTGGAATGAAATGGTTTATGATCAGAAGAATTGGATTGGGCTAAACACTGGGAGTTTTTTGTTGAGGAATGGGCAATGGGCACTTGACATTCTTGATGCTTGGGCTCCAATGGGTCCTAAAGGCAAGATTAGGGAAGAAGCAGGGAAGGTTTTGACCCGGGAGCTTAAGAATAGACCCGTTTTCGAAGCCGATGATCAGTCTGCAATGGTGTATTTGTTGGCTACTCAAAGGGAGAAGTGGGGTGATAAGGTTTACTTAGAGAATTCTTATTATTTGCACGGTTATTGGGGGATCTTGGTTGATAGATATGAGGAAATGATTGAGAATTATCACCCAGGTTTAGGGGATCATCGTTGGCCGTTGGTGACCCACTTTGTGGGGTGCAAACCTTGTGGTAAGTTTGGGGATTACTCGGTGGAGAGGTGCTTGAAGCAAATGGATAGAGCATTCAATTTTGGGGATAATCAGATTCTTCAGATTTATGGGTTCACTCACAAGTCATTGGCTAGTAGAAGGGTTAAGAGAGTACGAAATGAGACGGGTAATCCGCTTGAGGTGAAAGATGAGCTTGGACTGCTTCATCCGGCTTTTAAAGCCGTTAAGGTATCCTCTTCTTGA
- the LOC107949712 gene encoding xyloglucan 6-xylosyltransferase 2 — protein MIDNCLGAQRSRKIQRTLRHCKVTILCLVLTVVVLRGTIGAGKFGTPGQDFVEIRDHLYSRKQGEPHRVLKEVQTTSSDNHDGADTNAGTNNYNEFDINKILIDEEPDISKRDPNAPYSLGPKISDWDEQRSRWLQDNPNYPNFIGPNKPRVLLVTGSSPKPCENPVGDHYLLKSIKNKIDYCRLHGIEIFYNMALLDAEMAGFWAKLPLIRKLLLSHPEVEFLWWMDSDAMFTDMAFEVPWERYKDSNFVMHGWNEMVYDQKNWIGLNTGSFLLRNGQWALDILDAWAPMGPKGKIREEAGKVLTRELKNRPVFEADDQSAMVYLLATQREKWGDKVYLENSYYLHGYWGILVDRYEEMIENYHPGLGDHRWPLVTHFVGCKPCGKFGDYSVERCLKQMDRAFNFGDNQILQIYGFTHKSLASRRVKRVRNKTSNPLEVKDELGLLHPAFKAVK, from the exons ATGATAGACAATTGCTTGGGAGCTCAAAGATCTAGAAAGATCCAGAGAACTCTCCGTCATTGCAAGGTCACCATCCTCTGCCTCGTCCTCACCGTCGTCGTCTTACGTGGCACTATCGGAGCCGGTAAATTCGGGACTCCGGGCCAGGACTTCGTCGAGATCCGGGACCACCTCTATTCCCGGAAACAAGGCGAACCGCATCGCGTCCTCAAAGAAGTCCAAACGACGTCGTCAGATAACCACGACGGCGCCGACACCAACGCCGGCACCAATAACTACAACGAGTTCGACATAAATAAGATCTTAATCGACGAGGAACCAGACATCTCGAAACGCGATCCCAACGCGCCCTATTCGCTCGGGCCCAAAATCTCCGATTGGGACGAGCAACGCTCTAGATGGCTGCAAGACAACCCTAATTACCCAAATTTCATCGGTCCAAACAAGCCGAGGGTTCTCTTAGTCACTGGTTCATCTCCCAAACCTTGTGAGAACCCTGTCGGCGATCATTACTTATTGAAATCGATCAAGAACAAGATCGATTATTGTAGATTACACGGGATCGAGATATTTTACAACATGGCGCTGTTGGATGCTGAAATGGCAGGGTTTTGGGCGAAATTGCCGTTGATTCGAAAGCTTTTGCTCTCGCATCCGGAGGTGGAATTCTTGTGGTGGATGGATAGTGACGCCATGTTTACTGATATGGCATTTGAGGTTCCTTGGGAAAGGTATAAAGACTCCAACTTTGTTATGCATGGTTGGAATGAAATGGTTTATGATCAGAAGAATTGGATTGGGCTAAACACTGGGAGTTTTTTGTTGAGGAATGGGCAATGGGCACTTGACATTCTTGATGCTTGGGCTCCAATGGGTCCTAAAGGCAAGATTAGGGAAGAAGCAGGAAAGGTTTTGACCCGGGAGCTTAAGAATAGACCCGTTTTCGAAGCCGATGATCAGTCTGCAATGGTATATTTGTTGGCTACTCAAAGGGAGAAGTGGGGTGATAAGGTTTACTTAGAGAATTCTTATTATTTGCACGGTTATTGGGGGATCTTGGTTGATAGATATGAGGAAATGATTGAGAATTATCACCCAGGTTTAGGGGATCATCGTTGGCCGTTGGTGACCCACTTTGTGGGGTGCAAACCTTGTGGTAAGTTTGGGGATTACTCGGTGGAGAGGTGCTTGAAGCAGATGGATAGAGCATTCAATTTTGGGGATAATCAGATTCTTCAGATTTATGGGTTCACTCACAAGTCATTGGCCAGTAGAAGGGTTAAGAGAGTTCGAAACAAGACCAGTAATCCACTCGAGGTGAAAGATGAGCTTGGATTGCTTCATCCGGCTTTTAAAGCCGTTAAG TGA
- the LOC107953610 gene encoding protein RALF-like 33 → MANHSGFLLVISLLLTTTLIIAVLAAESSGVHHLSWVPTTVNKSGGCKDSTAECMANVDEDEFDIGSEIKRRILQTTTYISYKALQRDTVPCSRRGASYYNCRPGAEANPYTRGCSTITRCRL, encoded by the coding sequence atggctaATCACTCGGGTTTTCTGCTCGTCATTTCCTTACTCCTTACAACAACCCTGATCATCGCCGTGTTGGCCGCCGAATCAAGTGGTGTGCATCACTTGAGCTGGGTGCCGACGACGGTGAACAAGTCCGGTGGCTGCAAGGACTCAACGGCGGAGTGCATGGCTAACGTGGACGAGGATGAGTTCGACATAGGGTCCGAGATCAAGAGGCGCATATTGCAAACCACCACTTACATAAGCTACAAAGCACTTCAGAGGGACACCGTGCCGTGTTCTCGAAGGGGCGCTTCGTATTATAACTGTCGGCCAGGAGCCGAAGCTAACCCTTACACCCGAGGTTGCAGCACCATTACTCGCTGCCGTCTTTAA